From the genome of Prinia subflava isolate CZ2003 ecotype Zambia chromosome 12, Cam_Psub_1.2, whole genome shotgun sequence:
CGCTCGGGCCACGGCCGCCTGCCGCGCAGGAAGAGGGAGTCTGTCGCCCACATGAGCTTCAAGGCGGCCGCAGCCCTTCTCCGTGTGAGTTTTGGGAGTGCCAGGGGGATCATCTTCCTGAGCTGGGTTTCAGTTCTGGCTTTCACCCATCATCTTTGTTTCTTGGCTGGTTGCTTTGCATGGCGGCTGTTGTCTCTTCAGGGTGGGTTTGAGGGGGGAGATTGTGTTTTTGAACCTGAGctctaattaaaaatagaagtttTGATGAAAAGTTGGATgatctgagaaaaaaaacaacttctggGTTCCACTGCTGAGGGGCAAGGAAACCTCTCCAGCAATTTTCTTGCTTCTGAGCAAGAAAACCAAGCAACCCTAACCCTGGGCAAACCTTGGGGATAGGATTGTGGGTATGAGATCAGATGAATTCAGACACTTGTCATGCTGACTAACATGGCCATGGTCCAGTGTGGATTCTGAGGAGCTAAAGGCAGCACCATCTGCCAGTTCCTCCCCACACAAGGGGCTGTGGTGGCTGATTGGGATTTAATCCTTGCCACTTGGCTTTGGAGAGGGGAGATCTGAGAAACCTTCAGTGCAAAACCTGAGGGCTTCTGGTTGCTTACCTGAATTTTCTTGCGCTGCCAAAGGGGCGCTCTGTCCTGGAGCCGCTGGCTCCCAAGCGAAGGAGCAAGAGGAGCTTCCTGTACCCCAGCTTCATGGACGAGGACATGGTGGATGCTGCTGATACCCTGGACTCGTCCTTCTTCAGTAAGGCAAGCAACATTccatgctggggctggggcttgtCCCggtgccctgcacaggggctgggtGTGGAGCAGGGCTCTCACAAGGACCCCTTGTGTTGGCACTCTACCCAGTAGTGATAGAGGGATCCgtggctgctgtgcccagccttgGTGATGGCCCTTGGGCGTGACAGGGAGTGATGTTGCCATCTGGGCACATTTCACACCCTGTGTTGGGCCATCACTGGGATGCCTTTGGGGATTACCCActccccctgggcagggagatgcTCAGTCAGGGGGCTTCTGACCCATCACACTTATCCAAGGACAAGTATCCATCCCCTTTCCAGATGGACATGCACGATGAGACATACTCCATGCCCGATGACGTCTTTGAGTCCCCTCCTCTATCAGCCACGTACTTACGCATGCACCAGGTGGGGGAGGACGCCAGGGTGTCCCCCGAGGTGGAGCAGCCCACCCCGTGAGTACCCaccctcagcagtgctgcccccGAGGCTGCCCAggtgccctgctgcaggcaggacaaTCCCCAGCCGCCCCTGCCGTGGGCACCGGGCACTTCCATGCTGATCCTGGGAGAACAGAGGTGCTCAGATCCTCATCTCAGGGCATCCCCGGGGCTCTGGCCGTGGGGTGTTTCTCAGCTGGTCCTTTTGGGCAGGCGTGACGGgtttctcctctccccacagGCGGGAGGGTGCCCGGCTGGCCTCAGCGCCGGGCGCGGCTCCGCGGCGGGGCAGGCGCATCGCCTCCAAGGTGAAGCACTTCGCCTTCGACCGTAAGAAGCGCTACTACGGGCTGGGGGTGGTGGGCAAGTGGCTCAACAGGACGTACCGGCGCAGCCTGAGCAGCATCGTGCAGTCCCAGCTGGAGATCACTGACAGCCACCGGTGAGGGACGCCCCGACTCACACGTGTGTCCCCCTCAATGCGTGGGAGCAGGGCTTGGGGGACCGCAGTGTCCCTTTGCCCAGCCCCAATTTTgggtcctgtcccctccaggccgTATTTCACGTACTGGATCACCTTTGTCCACATTCTCATCACCCTGCTGGTCATCGGCACCTACGGCATCGCCCCCATTGGCTTTGCCCAGCACGTGACGACAGAGTTAGTAAGTTTAAGAGCCATCTTTTGGGGGGGACTGTAACCACCAGTGTCCCGTGGTGTCATGTTCCATGTGAGGACTGGGAGCATCTTGTGGGGCTCCAGCATTTGAGAGGCTCTGTGAAATAGCCAGGGCAAGGGGACGAGCAGCACCATGTTGCAGTGGTATAtgtggagggagcagagctgttctcctctcctgccttgctTCCTCTCAGATAAAAGGGCTCCTCAGCCCCTCTTGAGTGGAGGGAGACGGGAGTGCACCCCCTCAGCACTCGCCCCTTCAGTGGGAGCTGACTCTGGCCTCTCTTGGCAGGTGCTGAGGAACAAGGGTGTCTACGAGAGTGTCAAGTACATCCAGCAGGAAAACTTCTGGATCGGGCCCAGCTCGGTAAGGACCCTGCCAGACCCTTGGCCCCTGATCTcatgctctgccctgtgcttcccctgccctgagctgaggGGTTCTCTGAGGTGCTCCTCTCCTCAGGGGGACAGAGCTTGAcccctcactgcagcctgctgTCCTGGGCCCCCATCCCACTGGGACATGTGTCATCACAGTGGGATGGTCCTGCCTTCCTTCCACCGGCATGACAGAGACCTTTGTCTATTGCCTGTGGAGACCCCCGGCCCTGTTAACCCTCCCTGGGGATGGCCAGAGCGAAGGGGGGTGCTCAGAAAAAGCATTTCCTCTACTGGCATCTCCCTCGCAGATCAACCTGATCCACCTGGGAGCCAAGTTCTCGCCCTGCATCCGGAAGGACCGGCAGGTGGAGCGGCTCATCCAGCGTGAGCGGGACCGTGAGCGCGGCTCCGGCTGCTGCGTCCAGAACGACAACTCGGGCTGCATCCAGACCCTGCCACAGGACTGCTCGGTGCgtgccctgcccctcctgcctggggaTCCCCGGGGAAACCATCTCAGCCCTGCACTGCACCAGGGCAGGACGCGTATGGGGTCATAGCCGTGCATCCCCTGCTGCATCCTCGGTCTCTTCGTGCAGGAGACGCTGGCGACGTTCATCAAGTGGCCGGGCAGCAACGCGCCAGCCATGGGCTCGGGAGAGAAGCGGACCTCGGGGGCTGTGTGTCACCAGGACCCCAGGTAGAAGCAGCTGGGTGGAGGTGGCCTGGTCACCTGGCTGTGTGTGGGACACAGCAGAAGGGGCTGCCTTCCCAGCTTGAATCCTCTTCCCGCCTTGAATCCTCTTGTCCGAGGGGATGGGAGGCTTTTGCACACTGTAGGAGAGTGATAAAGGAGAGGGAATcagtggggaaactgaggcgGGGCCTGCCCtaaacacaggcagcagcaggtgaTGCTGTTGTGTTGTGCTTGTCCCTGTCCTTCTGGGATGGGGATATCCATGGGCATTGGTGGAGTTGTCCAACAGTTCTGAGTTCTGCAGAGTTCacctgcagaaggagctgctgtgggacacCCACTGGTGGGGAGGATCCAGGCACGTCCCAGAGCTGTCTGTGCCTGAGGGTTACAGGTCTGCAGGGGGGATGTGTTGGGGGGGACGCACCTGCCTCACCCCCCTCTTTCTGCCAGGACATGTGAGGAGCCAGCATCCAACCCACCCCACGTGTGGCCGGACGACATCACCAAGTGGCCGGTAAGAGCACGGTGCCACCATCAGCTGGTGACCCCATGGTGGCAGTGACAATGAGCCTGGCAGgggactgcagggacagcctggggctggACTCTGACCAGGactcctttccctcctgcttctAGATCTGCACCTACGAGACCAAAACCAACCACACGGGCTTCGCCCACCTGGACTGCGAGATCAAGGGCAGGCCCTGCTGCATCGGCACCAAGGGCAGGTGGGTCGTGGCCAAGGGGGCTCCTGGCTTGGCTCCCCCTCTGCACTCCCACCTCGTGTTGTCCCATCAGTGTCCAGAGCTGTGCGTGGCGGGGAGGGAGGTTACAGAGCCTTGAGGGGTGGGAAGCAcagtggcagcaggctgggagcagagggggatgCTCAAGGGTGTCCTGAgtgtgccctgtccccagcgagccccctcctgccccctgcCAGCTGCGAGATCACCACGCGGGAGTACTGCGACTTCATGCACGGCTACTTCCACGAGGAGGCAACGCTCTGCTCGCAggtgagcagggccagggaggcATGGCAGGGCATGTGGGAGACAGTGCTGGCAGCCATGCTGATGCCAAAGGGCTTTAGAGTATCCTGCCAGGAATGGGGCATGGTTGGGGTGGGCATGAGCAGGGGTGATGCAAAGTGCAGGGACTTGCCCAGCTGTTGGCTGGGCTCCTTCTGCTGTGCCCACCTTGCTGGTGTGGGGCAGGAGGCACCTTTTCCTGCACCACAGCAGTGTTGGTGCCCCACACCATCCAGAATCCCCTCACAGCTGCCACATGGCATCACTGGCAACCCATCCCTGTGAGCCATCCTTTGCTCCCTGTGGCCCTGGGGACAaccctgctgcctttgcaggTGCACTGCCTGGATGAGGTCTGTGGgctcctgcccttcctgaaCCCGGAGGTCCCTGACCAGTTCTACCgcctgtggctgtccctgttcctgcacGCCGGGTGAGCCAGAGCCCCCCGTATCCCAGGGGAGGGGGGACTGGGGACTGGAGTGCCCATcaggatgggctgggagaggagagggaagggcaaTCCCAGATTACAATGACAGGTGCCTTTGGTGGGGCTCTCCTGTGAGCTGTCTCatgccccggggctgggcaggggtcTCTAACACAGGGCCTCTCCCCCAGCATCATCCACTGCCTGGTGTCAGTGACGTTCCAGATGACAGTGCTGCGGGACCTGGAGAAGCTGGCAGGCTGGCATCGCATCTCCATCATCTTCATCCTCAGTGGCATCACGGGCAACCTGGCCAGTGCCATCTTCCTACCCTAcagggcagaggtgaggggTTGGGGGCTCTGTCCCAAATCCTGTCAGCTCCCAGGGAGCAAAGGACACCCCTCTCCATGCCCATCCTGCCAGAGGtttggggaaggggctggagcacagatTCTCAtcccctggcagggtttgctgcagggagagagggagggggtgtccctgccccacgTGTGGTGTTGGCACATGCCATGTGTGTCACATGTCACCACGTGTCCGTGAGCGTGTGGGGtccctgggcaggcagatgGCTAATCTGCTGCCAGCCAAACCCTGTCAGGCTTTAAATGAGATCATGCCAAGGGCCCTAATCCCTCCATGGGTGTGCCAGGATGGGGCTGTGGTCTGGGAGGGGGTGATGCTGTCTGGCTGCTGAGTCACAGAAAATATCAGCTCTGCCAAAGCAGCAccaccctgctcccctcctcatcctcccgTGCCAGGGAGGCACTCTGTGACCTCCCACCCCTGAACCCCATGCAGAATcctgcacagggatgcaggacCCAAATGCTCTTTGCTAGGGAAGGAGGTGATCCCTGCGGGCCATGGGGTGTGTCTGAGGTGACACAATGTCCAGCCCTGAcctcccccatccctgcaggtgggcCCTGCCGGCTCCCAGTTCGGCTTGCTGGCCTGCCTCTTCGTGGAGCTCTTCCAAAGCTGGCAAGTGCTGGAGAAGCCCTGGAAAGCCTTCCTCAACCTCTTCGGCATCGTCCTCTTCCTCTTCGTCTGCGGCCTCCTGCCCTGGATCGACAACATCGCCCACCTCTTCGGCTTCCTGAGcgggctgctgctgtccttcgCCTTCCTGCCCTACATCACCTTCGGCACGGTGGACAAGTACCGCAAGCGGGCCATGATCATCGTGTCCCTGCTGGTGTTTGTGGGGCTCTTTGCCTCGCTGGTGGTGTGGCTCTACGTGTACCCCGTCAACTGGCGCTGGGTGGAGTACCTCACCTGCCTGCCCTTCACCAGCAAGTTCTGCGAGAAGTACGAGCTGGAGCAGGTCCTGCACTGACCCTGCCGGCAGGGACGGGGCTGGCACGGGCCAGGTTTGCCCTGGGGTggctccttcccagcctgtgGGAGATGGAGGCGGCTGCTCCAGGGTGGGGCGGATCCTGGGCACATCTCCATCCTCAGGGATGGTGGGTTTGGGTACCCTTTGCTCAACGCTGGAGAtgcagggctgagccagccctgcctggaacCCCTCTGGGGCTCCCTCCTGATGCTGGAAAGCCACAGCTGGTTTGAGGACTGactggctgctgcctgtgtgggaAAAGGGCTGTGGGAAGTGGGATTTTGGTGTATCCATGGCCAGAGTGGACTCCCAGTCCTGGGGTGAAGTTGCTGAAGtctccagcctgtccccctgcctgcctgggtcCTGTCCCACCTTGGTGCCCTGCAGCGCTGCAGCTCATACTGTGAACACAACCCCCTTTTTGCAGGGGCACTTTTTTTTATCCACAGTCCTTTAGGCCCAGGGTTTCCCCATTTTGGGCTGCCTGGAGTCTCTGTCGTGGCTCCAAGATGTTCAGAGCTGAGcttcaaagatatttttcagtCCTGTTCCCCGAGGCCCCCAAGAAGGCTTGTGCCTTCCCACCTGGCTCCTCACTGGATGGAGAGGCAGGACTTGGGACAGGgggcttttctttcccttattTCAGGGAAATTCATTTTGGAAGGGAAGGAGTGACAAGGACCGTGTTTGTAGTGCCATGGTGAGAGTCAGACATGGAGAAAAACCCCCTGGAGGGGTTCATGTGGCTGCTTCTGGAGCCCACAGACCTCTCAGGAAGCTGCCAGTGCTCCCACCTTCTGCCTTGAATCCCTGCtgtttcccctttccctttttcaaaTCATGGAGACCCAGGTAGCCCTCTGTTCCTCCAGTGGTGCTGGTCAGATGGGGAAGTGCAGGATGGGGCAATcaccttccctcttccctgcctGAGGCTGCCAATCccacctgcccccagccctgggctgctctccccagcatctcctccctcccaccaGCCATGGCACGAAGGCAGGTCCTTCCTGGGGTCCAGGTGACCCCTCTGGGCTGGTTTGGACCCATGCTGGTGCCAGGCTGTCTCTCCCCTGAGATGTGTTGCTTTGGTGCTGGAGGCCTCAGTGCTTTTAAATGGGGGCAGGTGGGAATCCCCCAGTTAGGATGTCGTGGGATAAATATTCAAGGGCTGAGTGCCTGGCTCCCTCTCCACAAGCACCTGCTGAGTGAGCCCAGGAGCATCTGCATCcgtccctgcatccctccctccacccTGGGCCAGTTTTCAGCCCCACTCTGTCCCCCCAGTTGCTGCTCCAGCCAAAGATGGATACTTCACCTAATTTGTCTCTTTttgatactttttttaaaagctgtgggtttttcccctcccccttaATAAATTTCTACCTGTATTTAATGATTTGCCCGAGGCCTCTTCTCCCTTCTTGGGCATGGGGATGCAGCACTTTTGGGGAGTTCTGGTTGTTTTGGTGATGGCTGgtgtggcagggagggaggacaAGCTGGGTCTGGTGCCCTGATGGGCGACTCAAACCCATCCCTGGGAGGAGACAGGGTTTGGAAGGTCTCAAGCAGAAGGAGAAGCCAAACACTTGGATCCAAGGAACCTCCTGATCCTGCCTGAGGACAGTCACCCCTGCCTTTATGCCACCCTTCACTGAATGACCTGAGGCTGGATTTTCCCCTTCACCCTTGAAGCTGACGTGCCCCAAGGGGTCCTGGATTGCTCCCCTCATACCATCTGCCATCCCTCTGGCCATTGTGGTGAGGTCATGATCAAAGCAGGGCAGAAACACACATGGGCTGTGTAGAAAATCACCACCACATCTTTATTTGCTGCTTTCCAACAACCTGAGTTGTTTGCAGAAGGCTTGTCCTGGGTCCGGTGTGGGTCTGGGACAGTGAGGACCAAATGGTTTGGACTGGttccctgggcaggctgtgcagTGTGCAGCTGGGAATGTGCTCCAAGTGGTGTGGAAGGATGTCTGTGGACAGGGGGGTGGCTGCCGGGGCCCCTGCCTGGTCtgggggctgctcagggaaggctTGGCCGTGGTGTGCCCCACTcgtggtggtggtgatggtgggacgggtgccaggctggggtttgcaggggctctgctgggtgCTTCAGCAAACTGCTGTGGGTGGAAGTGCCCTTGAACCAGCAGAGTGCCCCAGCCATGCCCTGGGCAAAGCCTTTCCATCCCAGGGGGCTCGTGGCCCTGCAGACCACCCAGACctgccagtgcagccctggctAAAGCAGAGCCCAGAGAATTGATGCTTCTGGCAGGATCTGGCAGGAATTTCTGTGCCCAGCCCcgcagggatgggatggggccGGGTTGATGTGGCTGGAAGGCAGATGTGGCTGGAAGGCAGAtgtggcagagggagcagctgtggcCGGGGCATCGTGGATCTCTGTGGTGGGCAcggggaggggctgcagccccccatccccacaggcagcccagggcagaggcGCCTCAGCAGCCGCTGTTCCTGCGCATGAAGGCGTGTCCCCGCACGGCGTGCTGCATCTCCACGAAGGCCATGTCCCCCACGGTCACCTGGCAGGGCCCCAGCGCCTCGAAGCCGCACTTCTGGTAGAAGGGCACGAGGAAGTGCTCGCACATGAGCAGGGCGCGGCGGGCGCAGGGCAGGCAGCGCAGGTGCTGCAGGTAGCGCCACATCAGGATGGagcccttgccctgctggcGCACGGTGCGGTGCACGGCCAGCACGTGGATGTGCACGGCCGAGCCCTGCGGCTTGTGCAGGGTCAGAGCTGCCTGCGAGGGGGGGACAGGGGTTAGCAGGGCCAGGGGGGTCCTATCCTGCTTCTTATTCCCCTCCCCAAAGAGCCACATCCTCCCCATGCCTGTTCACCGCCCCCCGTTATCCTGGAGgggttttgattttaaaaggaatGTTGAGGGGAGTTACTCAGCATATTTTTTAATGGCATCgtttaaattaattaatgagAAGGTTCATTTCCACCAGAGCAGCCTGTAGGAGTTAGTCCTGGGAGAAGATTTTGGGTGTAGCCTCAG
Proteins encoded in this window:
- the RHBDF2 gene encoding inactive rhomboid protein 2 isoform X1; its protein translation is MSAGDKNGGSRSSSSRLQSKKPPNLSIVIPPREAEEDGARKEVSAGGAVFIPRWAQGGCQALSLTPCSAFQPSKVPIYRKSKSLQEPRPERQPGFRRQTSLSQSIRKGTAQWFGVSSDWEGKRQQWQRKSLQHCSMRYGKLKPAYRDMELPSQEVPSFQATESPKPAKMPKIVDPLARGRPFRHPDETDRPHTPHHVLPPLTPGVASLASFTSARSGHGRLPRRKRESVAHMSFKAAAALLRGRSVLEPLAPKRRSKRSFLYPSFMDEDMVDAADTLDSSFFSKMDMHDETYSMPDDVFESPPLSATYLRMHQVGEDARVSPEVEQPTPREGARLASAPGAAPRRGRRIASKVKHFAFDRKKRYYGLGVVGKWLNRTYRRSLSSIVQSQLEITDSHRPYFTYWITFVHILITLLVIGTYGIAPIGFAQHVTTELVLRNKGVYESVKYIQQENFWIGPSSINLIHLGAKFSPCIRKDRQVERLIQRERDRERGSGCCVQNDNSGCIQTLPQDCSETLATFIKWPGSNAPAMGSGEKRTSGAVCHQDPRTCEEPASNPPHVWPDDITKWPICTYETKTNHTGFAHLDCEIKGRPCCIGTKGSCEITTREYCDFMHGYFHEEATLCSQVHCLDEVCGLLPFLNPEVPDQFYRLWLSLFLHAGIIHCLVSVTFQMTVLRDLEKLAGWHRISIIFILSGITGNLASAIFLPYRAEVGPAGSQFGLLACLFVELFQSWQVLEKPWKAFLNLFGIVLFLFVCGLLPWIDNIAHLFGFLSGLLLSFAFLPYITFGTVDKYRKRAMIIVSLLVFVGLFASLVVWLYVYPVNWRWVEYLTCLPFTSKFCEKYELEQVLH
- the RHBDF2 gene encoding inactive rhomboid protein 2 isoform X2, with translation MSAGDKNGGSRSSSSRLQSKKPPNLSIVIPPREAEEDGARKEPSKVPIYRKSKSLQEPRPERQPGFRRQTSLSQSIRKGTAQWFGVSSDWEGKRQQWQRKSLQHCSMRYGKLKPAYRDMELPSQEVPSFQATESPKPAKMPKIVDPLARGRPFRHPDETDRPHTPHHVLPPLTPGVASLASFTSARSGHGRLPRRKRESVAHMSFKAAAALLRGRSVLEPLAPKRRSKRSFLYPSFMDEDMVDAADTLDSSFFSKMDMHDETYSMPDDVFESPPLSATYLRMHQVGEDARVSPEVEQPTPREGARLASAPGAAPRRGRRIASKVKHFAFDRKKRYYGLGVVGKWLNRTYRRSLSSIVQSQLEITDSHRPYFTYWITFVHILITLLVIGTYGIAPIGFAQHVTTELVLRNKGVYESVKYIQQENFWIGPSSINLIHLGAKFSPCIRKDRQVERLIQRERDRERGSGCCVQNDNSGCIQTLPQDCSETLATFIKWPGSNAPAMGSGEKRTSGAVCHQDPRTCEEPASNPPHVWPDDITKWPICTYETKTNHTGFAHLDCEIKGRPCCIGTKGSCEITTREYCDFMHGYFHEEATLCSQVHCLDEVCGLLPFLNPEVPDQFYRLWLSLFLHAGIIHCLVSVTFQMTVLRDLEKLAGWHRISIIFILSGITGNLASAIFLPYRAEVGPAGSQFGLLACLFVELFQSWQVLEKPWKAFLNLFGIVLFLFVCGLLPWIDNIAHLFGFLSGLLLSFAFLPYITFGTVDKYRKRAMIIVSLLVFVGLFASLVVWLYVYPVNWRWVEYLTCLPFTSKFCEKYELEQVLH